The following coding sequences lie in one Glycine soja cultivar W05 chromosome 16, ASM419377v2, whole genome shotgun sequence genomic window:
- the LOC114390776 gene encoding receptor-like protein EIX2: MISKLIPNLRELRLVGCSLSDTNIQSLFYSPSNFSTALTILDLSSNKLTSSTFQLLSNFSLNLQELYLYDNNIVLSSPLCPNFPALVILDLSYNNMSSSVFQGGFNFSSKLQNLDLQNCSLTDGSFLMSSSFIMRSSSSLISLYLSSNLLKSSTIFYWLFNSTTNLHNLFLYNNMLEGPIPDGFGKVMNSLEFLDLYGNKLQGEIPSFFGNMCALQSLDLSNNKLNGEFSSFIRNSSWCNRDIFKELDLSDNRLTGMLPKSVGWLSELEYLYLDGNSLEGDVTESHLSNFSKLKYLDLSGNSLSLKFVPSWVPPFQLINLRLSSCKLGPTFPSWLKTQRSLNELDISDNGINDSVPDLFWNNLKYMIFLNMSHNYLIGSIPNISLKLPLRPSILLNSNQFEGKIPSFLLQASQLILSENNFSDLLSFLCDQSTASNLATLDVSHNQIKGQLPDCWKSVKQLLFLDLSSNKLSGKIPMSMGALVNMEALVLRNNGLMGELPSSLKNCSSLFMLDLSENMLSGPIPSWIGESMHQLIILNMRGNHLSGNLPIHLCYLKRIQLLDLSRNNLSRGIPTCLKNLTAMSEQSINSSDILSHIYWNNKTYFEIYGVYSFGGYTLDITWMWKGVQRGFKNPELELKSIDLSSNNLMGEIPKEVGYLLGLVSLNLSRNNLSGEIPSQIGNLGSLESLDLSRNHISGRIPSSLSEIDYLQKLDLSHNSLSGRIPSGRHFETFEASSFEGNIDLCGEQLNKTCPGDGDQTTEEHQETAVKGDDSVFYEGLYMSLGIGYFTGFWGLLGPLLLWRPWRIAYMRFLNRLTDYVYVCLL, encoded by the coding sequence ATGATCAGCAAGCTTATTCCAAACTTAAGAGAGTTGAGGCTAGTTGGTTGTTCTCTTTCAGATACAAATATTCAATCTCTGTTTTATTCACCTTCCAACTTTTCCACTGCTCTTACCATCCTTGATCTTTCTTCAAATAAGCTCACATCCTCAACATTTCAACTGTTGTCAAACTTTAGCCTTAATCTTCAGGAGCTTTATCTTTATGATAATAACATTGTTTTGTCATCTCCTCTCTGCCCAAACTTTCCGGCTCTTGTTATCCTTGACCTTTCCTATAATAATATGTCATCATCAGTCTTTCAAGGTGGTTTCAACTTCAGTTCAAAACTTCAAAATCTTGATTTGCAAAATTGTAGTCTTACGGATGGAAGTTTTCTTATGTCATCTTCTTTCATTATGcgttcttcatcttctcttattTCCCTTTATCTCTCCTCAAATCTgttgaaatcatcaactatatttTACTGGCTCTTTAACTCCACCACCAATCTTCATAACCTTTTCCTTTATAATAACATGTTAGAAGGTCCCATTCCAGATGGATTTGGGAAAGTAATGAACTCTCTTGAATTTCTTGACCTCTACGGTAACAAACTGCAAGGCGAGATTCCATCTTTCTTTGGTAACATGTGTGCATTGCAGAGTTTAGACCTCTCAAATAACAAGTTGAACGGGGAATTTTCTAGCTTCATCCGAAATTCTTCATGGTGCAACAGAGACATATTTAAGGAGTTGGATTTATCTGATAACCGGTTGACTGGCATGTTACCTAAAAGCGTTGGATGGCTATCAGAGTTGGAGTATCTTTACTTGGATGGGAATTCGTTGGAGGGTGACGTCACTGAATCCCATCTTTCtaatttttccaaattaaaatacttggACCTATCAGGGAACTCGTTGTCTCTGAAATTTGTCCCGAGTTGGGTTCCTCCATTCCAATTAATAAACTTGAGACTCAGTTCTTGCAAGTTGGGCCCCACTTTTCCTAGTTGGCTCAAGACTCAAAGATCTTTGAATGAGCTTGATATTTCTGATAATGGGATTAATGACTCTGTACCAGACTTGTTTTGGAATAActtgaaatatatgatattCTTAAATATGTCTCACAATTATCTCATTGGTTCAATTCCTAATATATCGTTGAAGCTTCCTCTCAGACCGTCTATACTTCTGAATTCAAATCAGTTTGAGGGTAAAATTCCGTCATTTTTACTACAAGCTTCCCAGCTGATTCtctctgaaaataatttttcagatTTGCTTTCATTCTTATGTGACCAAAGCACAGCTTCAAATTTGGCCACTTTAGATGTGTCACACAATCAAATAAAGGGGCAACTGCCAGATTGTTGGAAATCAGTAAAGCAATTACTGTTCCTTGATTTAAGCAGCAATAAATTGTCAGGGAAGATTCCTATGTCCATGGGCGCCCTTGTTAATATGGAAGCCTTGGTTTTGCGAAACAATGGTTTAATGGGTGAGTTGCCTTCTTCTTTGAAGAATTGCAGCAGTTTATTTATGCTGGACCTGAGTGAAAATATGTTGTCGGGTCCAATACCATCATGGATTGGAGAAAGTATGCATCAATTGATAATCTTGAACATGCGAGGAAATCACCTCTCCGGAAATCTACCCATTCATCTCTGTTATTTGAAGCGTATTCAATTGTTGGATCTTTCAAGGAATAATTTGTCAAGAGGAATTCCAACTTGCTTAAAGAATTTGACTGCAATGTCTGAACAGAGCATCAACTCAAGTGACATTCTGTCTCATATATATTGGAATAATAAAACTTACTTTGAAATTTATGGTGTTTACTCATTCGGAGGTTATACGCTTGACATAACATGGATGTGGAAAGGTGTGCAACGGGGGTTCAAGAATCCAGAGTTAGAGCTCAAGAGCATTGATCTTTCTAGTAACAATTTAATGGGTGAAATACCAAAGGAGGTAGGATATTTGCTTGGGTTAGTTTCTTTGAATCTATCAAGAAACAATTTGAGTGGAGAAATTCCTTCTCAGATTGGGAATTTAGGTTCACTAGAATCACTTGACTTGTCAAGAAATCACATCTCTGGGAGAattccttcttctctttctgAAATTGATTATTTGCAAAAATTAGACTTGTCACACAACTCTCTTTCTGGAAGAATCCCATCAGGAAGACATTTTGAAACCTTTGAAGCCTCTAGTTTTGAAGGAAACATTGATCTTTGTGGTGAACAACTTAACAAAACTTGTCCTGGGGATGGAGATCAGACAACAGAAGAGCATCAAGAAACAGCAGTCAAAGGTGATGATTCAGTTTTCTATGAGGGATTATACATGAGCTTGGGGATTGGATACTTCACTGGATTTTGGGGCTTATTAGGGCCATTACTACTGTGGCGTCCTTGGAGAATTGCTTACATGAGGTTTCTGAACAGATTAACAGACTATGTATATGTATGCTTATTGTGA
- the LOC114390008 gene encoding receptor-like protein EIX1 — protein MSCYSLKLFYALLLLLLHAAVSILGFNSLPNSVEIKCIEAERQALLNFKHGLIDDYGILSTWRDDDRSRDCCKWKGIQCNNQTGHVETLHLRGQDTQYLSGAINISSLIALQNIEHLDLSYNWFGGSHIPELMGSFTNLRYLNLSASSFGGSIPSDIGKLTHLLSLDLGKNVYLHGQIPYQLGNLSQLRMQSG, from the exons ATGAGTTGTTATTCTCTGAAACTATTTTATGCACTTTTGCTGCTTTTATTGCATGCTGCAGTATCCATTCTTGGATTCAACAGCCTTCCCAATAGCGTAGAAATTAAGTGCATTGAGGCTGAGAGACAAGCACTCCTCAACTTCAAACATGGCCTCATAGACGACTATGGCATTCTCTCTACATGGAGGGACGATGACAGAAGCAGAGACTGTTGCAAATGGAAAGGCATTCAATGCAACAATCAAACTGGTCATGTTGAGACGCTTCATCTCCGTGGTCAGGATACACAATATTTGAGTGGTGCAATCAATATCTCTTCATTGATTGCCCTTCAAAATATTGAACACTTGGATCTCAGCTATAATTGGTTTGGAGGGAGTCATATCCCAGAACTCATGGGCTCGTTCACCAACTTAAGATATCTCAATCTCTCTGCTTCTTCATTTGGTGGGAGTATTCCTTCTGATATTGGAAAGCTTACACATTTACTGTCTCTTGATCTAGGTAAGAATGTTTATCTCCATGGACAAATCCCTTATCAACTTGGAAATCTCTCACAGTTGAG GATGCAGAGTGGTTGA